The genomic DNA GCCGGCCCGGAGCGCACTGATCGCAACAACCGGTGGCTCGCCGCGGGGCTGACCTTCACCGCCGGCATGGTCAACTCCGTCGGCTTCCTGGCCGTGTCCGTCTACACCTCGCACATGACCGGGCTGGTGTCGATGGCCGCCGACGAGATCGTCCTCGGCGGCTACTACTTCGCCTTCCTCGCCGCGCTCGGCGTCTTCTCCTTCATCGCCGGCGCCATGGCCTGCGCCATCCTCTTCAACTGGGGCCGCCGCAACAGGCACATCTCCAAGTTCGCCCTCATCCTGTGGGTGGAGGCGCTGGCGATTCTGCTGGTCGGCCTGCTCGCCGACCGCTCCCAGGAGGCGGGGCTGCCGTGGCTGATCGTCATGGTGCTGGCCTGGATCATGGGCCTGCAGAACGGCCTGATCACCAAGGTCACCGAGGCGCAGATCCGCACCACCCACGTCACCGGCATGGTCACCGACATCGGCATCGAACTGGGTAAATGGCTCTACCGCAACCCGGCCGGCGACCCGGACCCGGTCCTGCCCCACCTCCCCCGGCTCAAACTGCACGCCACCCTGGTCAGCATGTTCTTCCTCGGCGGCGTCTTCGGCGCGCTGCTGGGGACGTGGATCGGTTTCTACACCGTGCTCCCGGCGGCGGGCATCCTGCTGCTTCTCGCCTTCTACCCGGTGTACGTGGACTTCCGCTACGGGAAGTTCCGGCCGGGCAAGGTGCTCAGGCGCGCCAGGTCCGGAACACGGTGAGATAGGGCCTGGCCGTGGAGTCCGCCAACTGTGCGACCAGCTCGGGCGGCAGCTCCCCCAGCAGTTCCCCGTGCACGTCGGAGGCGGTGTCGACCAGCGCCCGGTTGAGTTCCTCCCCGATGCTGTCCTGATGAGCCAGCGCCGCCGCCACGTCGACGAACTCCTCGACGACCACGGCGCTGCCCCGGTCCGGCGCCATGAACACGTCGTAGCGGGTGGTGCCGGGCTCGTCGTTGAGGACGATCTCCCGTGCCTGACGGGAGAGTTCCTCGAAGCGACCGGCCTGGCCCGGACGGAACGTGAAGTGGACGATTCCCGTGATCTGGGTCATACTTGCCAGCGTAGCCCGCAGAGTCCGGACCCGGGAGGGACCTTGAGAATCTACCGCGCCGTCATCCGGGTCCTGGTCGGCGTGACATTCGTCCTCGGCGGCGTCCACCTCATTCTGGGCCAGACCAGCCCGGGGGCCTACGCCGCCTTCGCCGACACCACGCTGCTCCCCTGGCTCGCCGACCTGTGGCGCGGCTTCGGCATGGACAACATCGGGTGGCTGACGATCTCCCTCGCGGGGTACGAGATCGCCTGCGGCTTGGGTCTCGCGTTTCGCCCCACGCTGCGCCCCGCCGCCTGGGGAATCCTCGCGTTCCTCGTCTTCATCACCGTCGTCGGCTACGGCTACCCGACGGCCTCCCCGCTGGAGGACGTCCTCAAGAACCGGCTGGCCACGGCCGTCTTGGCCCTGCTGGTTCTGCCGCTCACTTTCCGAAGCCCGCGCGCGTGAGGGCGTCGGCCATCGACCCTGCCGAGTTGGGGCCGCCGCGTTTCTGCGCCGAGCCGGCGCGCTTCGTGGGCGCGCCGCCCCGCTTCGGCTGGGCGCCGCGCCTGGCCCGCTTCTCGGCGCCCGGCTCATCGTCCAGCCGCAGCGACAGCCCGATGCGCTGGCGCTCGACGTCGACCTCCATGACCTTGACCTTGACCACCTGGCCGGAGCGGACCACCTCGCGGGGGTCGCTGACGAACTTCTCGCTCATTGCGGAAACGTGGACGAGGCCGTCCTGGTGGACGCCGAGGTCGACGAAGGCGCCGAAGGCCGCGACGTTGGTGACGGTGCCCTCGAGGATCATGCCCGGCGTGAGGTGGGAGACCTTCTCCACGCCCTCCCGGAAGGTGGCGGTCCGGAACTCCGGGCGCGGATCCCGGCCGGGCTTGTCCAGCTCGGCGATGATGTCAGTGACCGTCGGGACGCCGAAACGCTCGTCGGCGAAGTCGGCCGGGTTCAGCGACGACAGCACGCGGGTGTTGCCGATGAGCTCCGCGACGCCCAGGCCGGTGGCCTGCGAGATCTTCTCGACCACCGGGTAGGACTCCGGGTGGACGGCGGAGGCGTCCAGCGGGTTCTCGCCGCGGTTGATGCGCAGGAAGCCGGCGCACTGCTGGTAGGCCTTCGGTCCCAGGCGAGGGACCTTGCCCAGCTGCCTGCGGCTGGTGAAGAGACCGTGCTCGTCGCGGTAGTCGACGATGTTGCGGGCCAGCGTGGGGGTGACGCCGGCGACGCGCTCCAGCAGCGGCGCCGAGGCGGTGTTGACGTTGACGCCGACGGCGTTGACCGCGTCCTCGACCACCCCGTCAAGCGTGCGGGCCAGCGCGGTCTGGTTGACGTCGTGCTGGTACTGGCCGACGCCGATGGACTTCGGGTCGATCTTGACCAGCTCGGCGAGCGGATCCTGCAGGCGACGGGCGATGGACACGGCCCCGCGCAGGGAGACGTCCATCGAGGGGAACTCGGCGGCGGCGATCGCGGAGGCGGAGTACACCGACGCCCCCGACTCGGAGACGGTCACCGGGTGCGGCTTCTTTCCGCCGGCCTGCCCGATCAGCGCCGAGATGTCCTCGGCCAGCTTCACCGTCTCTCGCGAGGCGGTCCCGTTGCCGACGGCGATCAGATCCACCGAGTGGGTCGCCACCAGGCCGGCGAGTTCCTGCAGGGCCGGCTGCCAGGCGTTCTGCGGCTGGTGCGGGTAGACGATCGCGGTGTCGAGGACTTTGCCGGTGGCGTCGACGACGGCGCATTTGACGCCGTTGCGGTAGCCGGGGTCCAGGCCGAGGGTGGCGCGCTGCCCGGCCGGGGCGGCCAGCAGCACGTCACGCAGGTTCGTGGCGAAGATCTCCAGCGCCCCCTCCTCCGCCCTCTCCTTCAGGCGCATGCGTACGTCCAGGCCCGAGGAGATGACCAGCTTGGTGCGCCAGCCGAAGTGCACGGCGTCGGCGGCCCACCGGCTGCGCGCGGTGGGCAGGTCGAAGCGGGCGGCGATCATGTTTTCGTAGAGTTCGTCCTCGCCGGGGTCGAGGGTGAGCTGGAGCACGCCCTCCTTCTCCCCGCGCAGGAGCGCGAGGATCCGGTGCG from Corynebacterium guangdongense includes the following:
- a CDS encoding DoxX family membrane protein; this translates as MRIYRAVIRVLVGVTFVLGGVHLILGQTSPGAYAAFADTTLLPWLADLWRGFGMDNIGWLTISLAGYEIACGLGLAFRPTLRPAAWGILAFLVFITVVGYGYPTASPLEDVLKNRLATAVLALLVLPLTFRSPRA
- a CDS encoding Tex family protein, coding for MISSNATIIAEELGQGVRPAQVEAALALLAEGNTVPFIARYRKEATGGLDDTQLRTVEERHTYLTELAERRDAVLAAIEEQGKLTEELRAEILVADTKARLEDLYLPYKKRRRTRADIAREAGLEPLVDKLLDAPDADPASLAEGFLTEGFAETKAVLDGARAILIDRFAVDADLVGDVREKMYAQGTMTAGVVAGKEAEGAKYKDYFEFSEPFTTLPSHRILALLRGEKEGVLQLTLDPGEDELYENMIAARFDLPTARSRWAADAVHFGWRTKLVISSGLDVRMRLKERAEEGALEIFATNLRDVLLAAPAGQRATLGLDPGYRNGVKCAVVDATGKVLDTAIVYPHQPQNAWQPALQELAGLVATHSVDLIAVGNGTASRETVKLAEDISALIGQAGGKKPHPVTVSESGASVYSASAIAAAEFPSMDVSLRGAVSIARRLQDPLAELVKIDPKSIGVGQYQHDVNQTALARTLDGVVEDAVNAVGVNVNTASAPLLERVAGVTPTLARNIVDYRDEHGLFTSRRQLGKVPRLGPKAYQQCAGFLRINRGENPLDASAVHPESYPVVEKISQATGLGVAELIGNTRVLSSLNPADFADERFGVPTVTDIIAELDKPGRDPRPEFRTATFREGVEKVSHLTPGMILEGTVTNVAAFGAFVDLGVHQDGLVHVSAMSEKFVSDPREVVRSGQVVKVKVMEVDVERQRIGLSLRLDDEPGAEKRARRGAQPKRGGAPTKRAGSAQKRGGPNSAGSMADALTRAGFGK
- a CDS encoding YoaK family protein, with protein sequence MRQAFDTLVRRIATAAGPERTDRNNRWLAAGLTFTAGMVNSVGFLAVSVYTSHMTGLVSMAADEIVLGGYYFAFLAALGVFSFIAGAMACAILFNWGRRNRHISKFALILWVEALAILLVGLLADRSQEAGLPWLIVMVLAWIMGLQNGLITKVTEAQIRTTHVTGMVTDIGIELGKWLYRNPAGDPDPVLPHLPRLKLHATLVSMFFLGGVFGALLGTWIGFYTVLPAAGILLLLAFYPVYVDFRYGKFRPGKVLRRARSGTR
- a CDS encoding putative quinol monooxygenase; its protein translation is MTQITGIVHFTFRPGQAGRFEELSRQAREIVLNDEPGTTRYDVFMAPDRGSAVVVEEFVDVAAALAHQDSIGEELNRALVDTASDVHGELLGELPPELVAQLADSTARPYLTVFRTWRA